The stretch of DNA CTGAAGAACACAGTGCCTTCCTGTTGCAGCTATTTGCTCATAGGTGGGCACGTTGTCCACAACATCTTTCAATAAAACAGTTACCTCCTGAGGAGTTTCGTACTGTAAGCAAGAGACACCGTTCTTTACAGCAATATTTTCCAAAGCATATTCTGTTCCGATGACTAAGAGTCCGTTTGCTAAGGCGTCTAAAACCTTTCCTTTGGTACCTGTTCCCACAGTAATGGGGGTGAGTTGTATATCGTGTCGCTGCACCTCCTCTGTATAATTAGGCGCAAAAGGGATGTGTGTCACGGTATATCCCGCACGAGAAAGCTTCTGAACAGCTTGCTCCCATCCCCTTCCTAAGAAAGTAATTGCGTAATGTACTTTCAGTTCGGAACAAGCATTGATCATCTCAGGAATCCACTCTTCTACGCCTTGCTGCATATACAAATTATTTTGTCCTGCAATCAATAAACGAATCGGTGTATGGAATTTGATCTCTTTGGATGTGCTTATTTCATAATGCGGATGCCTTAAAAATTCTGCTTGTATATCGGGATTGACCCTTTTTAGGAAGTTAGCATCGGCCTCACCTACCACGCAACAGGTAATAGACTTGTCTGCAGGAAGCTCTTTTTCGATTTTTAAGTATTTGGGATACATCAGAAATTTACGAAAAAGATTCCATGTATCTTTAAAAATGAAACGTTGCCCTAACAGTCGATAGTAATATAATGCCTCACTATCTGGCCCCAATAAAACTCTTCGCGTGTTTGGGAATTGTTTCAGTAATGGTGCATACTCTTCTCCATAAATCCAAATTCCATCAGCATGCTGAGCCTGTATGTTCTCTAATTCTTTTTTGGAAAGACGAACATAACTGCTGAATGGATGGCTCATCAATATTCGTACTATGGGATGCAACCGAGAAAGAAACATCCATCTCATCCATCTCCTTTCTTTTAAAATGTGTATGCGTACATTTAGTTCTACCTCACTTTGTGAAATTTGTTCTTTAGATAATTGATTTGTATTAAAACTAAATATCTTAACTTCTACTTTCTCATCCTCTTGTTGCCTATGTATCAACAAATGATAAGGTAGAGCACTTACTCCTCTTAAGTTTTCTTTAAAGGGGGTAATGGGAGTTATTAATACGATTCTTGTGCAGGGCATGGAGTTGAATTAAGATCTTACGATTTGAGATAAATAGTCTTTATGAAGAAATTAAGTGAATATCTTGGGAAAATTTAAGAAGCAAGATGCAAATATTCTTTTTCTCCAAGAGTCCCACGGCCCTTTCATCGGATAGAGCCCTTGATTCTTTAATTCGTCAATAATGGCTTTGTTTATTCCAAGTTTACCCCAAATACTTTTATTTCTATATAATGAATAAACTAAGCCGAATAAGGAATTTTGACTCCTGTGATAAATCACATCGGCTAAATATGAATCTGAATGCTCATAGGACTTTGCCAAATCGCGAAAAGAACGTATAATAAAAATCTCGTCCTTGACATACTTTATTTTTTTCTCTGGAATTAATGATTTACTTGTAGAATTGATATGATGGATATAAAAATATGGAATAAGATTTGAAAATAATACTCTATTTGCCTTTGGCATAAGACGATATGTCAGCTCCACATCCTGATGTGTAATGCCTGGGACAAAAAATATATCATTATCAATAAATAATGTCTTCTTCACTATCAATGCACAGATGGAAGAAGGATTATATCCTCTTATAACTGCCTGGACACCCGTGATCACTTCGCAATGCGGTAAACTGGGTTGTCCGCACTCAATAGAGATTAATTCGCCTTGTTCAGAAATCCGCTGCAACTGTATAGCCAAGATATCTAAATCATTATATTCTCCCAATGTCCTAAAAACCTTAGATAATTCTTTGCCATTTAGCTTGTCATCTGCATCAATACACCAAACATAATCCCCTCTACAGTGTTTTATTCCTAAATTCCTTGCTACACTTTGACCTTGATTCTTTTGTGTTAGGTAAGTGATATTTGCATGCTGTTGTTTATACTGCTGAACAATATTCGGTCCATTATCAGTAGAGCCATCATTGATAATAATTATTTCATAATATTCTTCGGGCAATCTGGCATCTAAAATCGAATTCAAACATTTGTCGATGTATGCCCCTGCATTATACATTGGGATGACTATACTTATCTTACACTTATATTTCATGATTCAAGAAGCTAATATAATCAAAATTGTCCAAATAGCGTTTAACGCTAAAAAATCCTTTATACTCAAGTATTTTACCTGGAAACCAATCTCTATATAATGAATGCCCTTTATAAAAAGATATTCTTGTTCTCTACTTTTATCCGTAAGAGAGAAGACCAATTTGGGATACTTTATAGATGAAAAAGCCTTCAGCTCTTTATCCTTTATCGTCCGGCTTTCATATACAATAAACGTATTATTCAAATTTGCCCTCTTCATTCTCTTCATCCACACAGCCCTTCCTTCATCAAAAGATGCATAGTGCACGAAACCTATTTTAATTATACGTCCATTATACTCCTGTATTCCAACAGGAAACACATTCTCTGTTTGTTTCAGTTCATGCACATCTAATTTGGAGAACTCTTCGAGATGTTCAACAAAATAAAGGAAATCTTCAAAGCAAAGAAAGAGTGTATTAATTGTAGGTGTGTTAAACCTCAACCCTAAATCGTGAAGAATAACACCTCCAACACAATTATTGCAGATAATGGTTGGGTTATCATTTCTATTTATGCGAGATTTTCGGATATGATACATCTTACGAGGAAATCGCATCAGTCTGTCCGAAAGCCCTCTTTTATGTCCATTTAAATGGCCTTTCACTCTTTTTATAAAATTCATAGCCTGCCATCCACTTGTTCTCTTGTGATAGAACCTTTTACATCATAGACTACTCCATTCTCAGCTAAGTATCCCCTCCAATCGATTGCGGTAAATTCTTTATGAGAAACAGCGAGAATCACAGCATCATACCTTGCATATTCTGCAACAGAGTTAACAATGCGTATACCATACTCTCTTTCTACCTTGGCACTATCTGCCCATGGGTCGCATACGGTAATGTTATCCGTATATTCCTGCAGTGTGGTATAAATGTCTACAACCTTTGTATTCCGCACGTCGGGACAGTTTTCCTTAAACGTGATGCCGAGAATTAATATCTTAGCATCTTTCACCAGTACTCCTTTCTTATTCATTAGTCTTATCACTTGGTTAGCCACATAGGCTCCCATGCCATCATTCAAACGGCGTGCCTCTGATATGATACGAGGCATAACGCCATACACCTGTGCTTTCTGAATCAAGTAATAGGGATCTACGCTGATACAATGTCCGCCTACCAGACCGGGATTAAGTTTGATGAAGTTCCACTTTGAAGAAGCTGCCTCAATAGCATCGTGCGTATCAATACCCATAGCATTAAATATCTTCGCCAATTCGTTCATAAAGGCGATGTTCACGTCGCGTTGTGAATTCTCAATTATTTTCGATGCCTCGGCTACACGTATCGATGGAGCTTTGTGCGTACCATTCGTTAATACCGAATTGTAAATCGCATCAACAATATCAGCTATTTCGGGTGTAGAACCAGAGGTCACCTTCTTTATCTTCTCCACCGTATGTTCCTTGTCTCCAGGATTAATACGCTCAGGCGAATAGCCTGCATAGAAATCGGTGTTGAACTTCAAGCCCGAAACGTTCTCAACTACCGGCAGGCACTCTTCTTCAGTTACACCAGGGTAAACGGTTGATTCATAAACAACGATGTCTCCTTTTGAGATAACCTTCCCCACGGTAGTACTTGCCCCGATAAGTGGAGCTAAATCGGGTCGGTTATTCGCGTCTACCGGTGTGGGGACAGCAACCACATAGAAGTTGCAGTTGCGTAATTCTTCCAAGTCTGTAGTACATACAAAACCGTTACGTAAGGCCTCTTGTAACAATTCATCCGACACTTCTAACGTTACGTCATGACCTGCCATCAGAGCATTCACGCGATCTTGATTCATGTCAAAACCAATCGTTTTATACTTTGTAGAAAAAAGGCGAGCAAGAGGCAAGCCAACATAACCTAAGCCAATAACAGCAATTTTTATTTCTCTCTTCATATTTATTATCTTTCTAATATTTCATACATATGATAGATATAGTTTAAAAGATGTTTGCGTGATATGGTGTCAAGCATCCGTCTCCTATTTAGATTCACTTCAGCAGCAGATAAAGGAGTCTTCAGCTCTTCTGCATTTAATTCGTTCTGAAGGGCAAACACCCGTATACCAAGATTTTTATGAAACTGATAAGTCAATCCTGAAACAGACAGGAAGACTTTACAACCATTCCATACGCCCAATCTAATATTTCCCATCGCCTGTTGACGTTCATGGAACAAGATGATATTGCTGCAAGAGGAAATAATTTCATTATATTCTTGATAGGGTACAAATTTCTCCATGGCGACAAAGTTCTCACCCCAATACTCTTTACCAACAGTCTTCACTTTCTCACGATAGGCAATTGTTCCTCCATAGCTTAACGGAACATATATCTTACAATTTCCAATATCAATGTTTCGTAAGGATTCAAATACATCTAAGTGATTATTTGTTGGGTCTCCAGAATTACCGATAAGGATGTTATTCCCTTTGGGCAATGGATCTCCGAGGTTTTCTTCCGATACAATATCATCCAAACTAAAATAATATAGACCCACCTGTTGAGCCTTAAAGAAGGGTAGTCTTCTCATCAAGTCATACTCTTGAGGTATCACACTCGAGAAATAATCTATTCGTGAGATTGCCGATTCTATCTTCTTCTTATTGAAAAAATAGTTCATCTCTACATGCAGTCCCATCAGATGCTCCTTAACTCCCTTTCTCATCACACGCTTTGTGTATGGTTTGTATAGCGGGAGCTTTATAAAAGGATGCCCTTTGGTTGGAATAGAATATAAGTCATATCCCCATGAAGACCATATCACTTTTATTCTCTGTGGTATTTGCTGAAGCATATCGAAAACTCCGATTCTCAATCCATGCAATACCAACACCTCGCAGTCTGTTAAAACTCTTATGAGATCCTTGGAAGGGATAATTCTTATATATTCTTTCTGTTGGATATATGTAAAGTTATCACTGGCATGATCTGTTACAATGGCATAAATATGGCTGTGTTTACCTTTTGTATGTTCCATAATAGAGATAAGGACATCTATAAACTTATCATCTACTACCCAATGTAAAAACGTCATTATGATTTTCGTGCTAAAACAGATATGATCTCGTATAGTTCGGGAAATCTTAATAGATATGAGCTACCTATATAATATGTAATTGCTACACAGCTTGCCGTCAAAAGACTAATCAAGCTACCGTTGATAATAGTTGTTAGATAATAAGCAATAAAACCCATCACTATCGAATTGAGTAAAATAGGTAACAGATCTCTCACCTGTTTGAGAAATCCAACCCGAATCAAGGTACCCGTATAATAGGTGTTTATTCCCAATGAAAGAATAGAACCAATAACAAGCCCCCAACACATACCCATGACCCCCATTGGAATTGTACAAGACAGAATCAATACACCAAGTAACTTCTTGTATAATTCTAATTTCAGAAAAAGATCCGAACGTCCCTTCACTTGTAGTAGGTTAAGATTAATGGCATGAATGGGATACCACATCATTGCCAAACTGAGAAGTTGGAGGAACCGAACACAGCCATCCCACTTGGATGTAATCATAACGCGAATGAGAGGCGTAGCAACAGCAGCAAGCATAAGCATGGATGGAAATACCACAAAGGCTGAAACTCGAAGAATTCTTCTATAATTTGAAGCCAATTTCTCATCATCATTCTGCATCAAACTCAATACCGGGAAAGTCACTCTTTGTAAAATCCCTGTTATATTGGAAGAAGGTAGTGAGGCATAACCCTGAGCGCGCGAGAATAGACCCAATTGTATAGGATTGTAGAATTTACCGATTACGATTGGATAGGCATTATTATATAAAGTATCAAGTAAGCCGGAGGCCAGTACCTTAGATCCAAAATTAAACAAATAGCGAAACGATGTCTTGCTAAATCCTGTAACGGGGCGCCAACGTGAGAACAACCAAAGCAGCATACAATTAAATAAAGCCGAACCTGTAGACTGTACCACCAAAGCCCATACACCGAAACCATGGTATGCCATGACAAGTCCAATCACCCCTGAAACAATTGTACAAACGAGAGAGATGATGGCCTGGGATCTAAAATCTACAGCAATCGTAAATAATGCTCGTTGAACCACACATAGCGAATTAAAAATTATGCTCAATCCCGTTACCTTTATAATAGGTGACAATAAAGGTTCGTCATAAAAATCGGCAACCAGTGGAGAGATAAGAAACAGGATGCCATAACAGACTACTCCCACAATAATGTTGAAATAGAACGCCGTAGACTTATCCGCCTCACTCAAGTGCGGTTTCCTTATCAAAGCTGAAGAAAAGCCACTATCTACAAAAGCTTGAGCCACAGCCATAAAAACAACAATCATGGCTACAATGCCATAATCGCTGGGTGTCAGTATGCGTGCAAGGAAAATAGAGAAAACAAAGCTGACGCCTTGTGAAGAGAAGCGATCTACGCTGCTCCAAAACAAACCTCGTGTTGCCTTTGCCTTTAAATTATCAGACATCTCCTATCCCTTACATAACTAAATGTTGGAAGTACAGTTCATCACATCATTCGTCCGACAAGAGTCTCAATCTTTAGTTTCCTTCTTTCCATCCATCGGAACAAAGGTTGCTCTATATACTTGATCCGTAACAAATCAATCATTACACACACAACATAAACTGCTATGACAGAGAGGAATGCGTGTATCCATAAATAATAGGGGGGGGTAAAATATTTGACATTTTTCAAAACGTCACCCCACAACCATTCACGCATGGCATTACTATTGCCATGTATCAACAATACGCCAAATGTAGCTGTTGCTACTCTATTTATCCAAGCGCAGTATGGCAGCTTCATCTCTTTGAAAAAAAGAAATAATGATACGGAGGTAAGTAGGGCAAGAATCTTGTTAGAGTCGCTTACGAAATAATATAACGTTCCGATATGTAACTCTTTTCCCGTCATTTTGACGAGAAAGAAAACTGAAATGATACTAAGATAGACGACCAATAGGCTCCCCAACATCAACAAAACCACTCGCGATCTATTTCTTAGTAGTGATATACCATACAGTCGTATATATGAACCAATAAGGTAGACGACGACATACCATCCTATATATTCATAAAATCCAAAAGGGATGAACGTACCAATAACAGAATAGACGCCAATCAAAAGTATCAGGAGATGC from Prevotella sp. oral taxon 475 encodes:
- a CDS encoding acyltransferase, whose product is MKDQTQVFVRNSNLELFRILLMLMIIAHHYVVNSGLTDVWSANDETGNSLFLALFGWSGKTGINCFILITGYFMCQKSFSWKKLFKLLFEIQFYATTIYLIFLMNGRPFSWGELKDMVLWIPLGIGHGFVGSFIVLYLLIPFINKLVRVLSQREFRHLLILLIGVYSVIGTFIPFGFYEYIGWYVVVYLIGSYIRLYGISLLRNRSRVVLLMLGSLLVVYLSIISVFFLVKMTGKELHIGTLYYFVSDSNKILALLTSVSLFLFFKEMKLPYCAWINRVATATFGVLLIHGNSNAMREWLWGDVLKNVKYFTPPYYLWIHAFLSVIAVYVVCVMIDLLRIKYIEQPLFRWMERRKLKIETLVGRMM
- a CDS encoding nucleotide sugar dehydrogenase; protein product: MKREIKIAVIGLGYVGLPLARLFSTKYKTIGFDMNQDRVNALMAGHDVTLEVSDELLQEALRNGFVCTTDLEELRNCNFYVVAVPTPVDANNRPDLAPLIGASTTVGKVISKGDIVVYESTVYPGVTEEECLPVVENVSGLKFNTDFYAGYSPERINPGDKEHTVEKIKKVTSGSTPEIADIVDAIYNSVLTNGTHKAPSIRVAEASKIIENSQRDVNIAFMNELAKIFNAMGIDTHDAIEAASSKWNFIKLNPGLVGGHCISVDPYYLIQKAQVYGVMPRIISEARRLNDGMGAYVANQVIRLMNKKGVLVKDAKILILGITFKENCPDVRNTKVVDIYTTLQEYTDNITVCDPWADSAKVEREYGIRIVNSVAEYARYDAVILAVSHKEFTAIDWRGYLAENGVVYDVKGSITREQVDGRL
- a CDS encoding glycosyltransferase codes for the protein MNSILDARLPEEYYEIIIINDGSTDNGPNIVQQYKQQHANITYLTQKNQGQSVARNLGIKHCRGDYVWCIDADDKLNGKELSKVFRTLGEYNDLDILAIQLQRISEQGELISIECGQPSLPHCEVITGVQAVIRGYNPSSICALIVKKTLFIDNDIFFVPGITHQDVELTYRLMPKANRVLFSNLIPYFYIHHINSTSKSLIPEKKIKYVKDEIFIIRSFRDLAKSYEHSDSYLADVIYHRSQNSLFGLVYSLYRNKSIWGKLGINKAIIDELKNQGLYPMKGPWDSWRKRIFASCFLNFPKIFT
- a CDS encoding TDP-N-acetylfucosamine:lipid II N-acetylfucosaminyltransferase, with product MTFLHWVVDDKFIDVLISIMEHTKGKHSHIYAIVTDHASDNFTYIQQKEYIRIIPSKDLIRVLTDCEVLVLHGLRIGVFDMLQQIPQRIKVIWSSWGYDLYSIPTKGHPFIKLPLYKPYTKRVMRKGVKEHLMGLHVEMNYFFNKKKIESAISRIDYFSSVIPQEYDLMRRLPFFKAQQVGLYYFSLDDIVSEENLGDPLPKGNNILIGNSGDPTNNHLDVFESLRNIDIGNCKIYVPLSYGGTIAYREKVKTVGKEYWGENFVAMEKFVPYQEYNEIISSCSNIILFHERQQAMGNIRLGVWNGCKVFLSVSGLTYQFHKNLGIRVFALQNELNAEELKTPLSAAEVNLNRRRMLDTISRKHLLNYIYHMYEILER
- a CDS encoding lipopolysaccharide biosynthesis protein; amino-acid sequence: MSDNLKAKATRGLFWSSVDRFSSQGVSFVFSIFLARILTPSDYGIVAMIVVFMAVAQAFVDSGFSSALIRKPHLSEADKSTAFYFNIIVGVVCYGILFLISPLVADFYDEPLLSPIIKVTGLSIIFNSLCVVQRALFTIAVDFRSQAIISLVCTIVSGVIGLVMAYHGFGVWALVVQSTGSALFNCMLLWLFSRWRPVTGFSKTSFRYLFNFGSKVLASGLLDTLYNNAYPIVIGKFYNPIQLGLFSRAQGYASLPSSNITGILQRVTFPVLSLMQNDDEKLASNYRRILRVSAFVVFPSMLMLAAVATPLIRVMITSKWDGCVRFLQLLSLAMMWYPIHAINLNLLQVKGRSDLFLKLELYKKLLGVLILSCTIPMGVMGMCWGLVIGSILSLGINTYYTGTLIRVGFLKQVRDLLPILLNSIVMGFIAYYLTTIINGSLISLLTASCVAITYYIGSSYLLRFPELYEIISVLARKS
- a CDS encoding DUF1919 domain-containing protein; translation: MNFIKRVKGHLNGHKRGLSDRLMRFPRKMYHIRKSRINRNDNPTIICNNCVGGVILHDLGLRFNTPTINTLFLCFEDFLYFVEHLEEFSKLDVHELKQTENVFPVGIQEYNGRIIKIGFVHYASFDEGRAVWMKRMKRANLNNTFIVYESRTIKDKELKAFSSIKYPKLVFSLTDKSREQEYLFIKGIHYIEIGFQVKYLSIKDFLALNAIWTILIILAS
- a CDS encoding glycosyltransferase: MPCTRIVLITPITPFKENLRGVSALPYHLLIHRQQEDEKVEVKIFSFNTNQLSKEQISQSEVELNVRIHILKERRWMRWMFLSRLHPIVRILMSHPFSSYVRLSKKELENIQAQHADGIWIYGEEYAPLLKQFPNTRRVLLGPDSEALYYYRLLGQRFIFKDTWNLFRKFLMYPKYLKIEKELPADKSITCCVVGEADANFLKRVNPDIQAEFLRHPHYEISTSKEIKFHTPIRLLIAGQNNLYMQQGVEEWIPEMINACSELKVHYAITFLGRGWEQAVQKLSRAGYTVTHIPFAPNYTEEVQRHDIQLTPITVGTGTKGKVLDALANGLLVIGTEYALENIAVKNGVSCLQYETPQEVTVLLKDVVDNVPTYEQIAATGRHCVLQHHSRRTIAKNFFSLFQP